The nucleotide sequence GCCGGGGCAGCAGGTCATCTGCAAAGGCCGCGATCGCGTTGTAACCACCAAGGCGTTCGTAAAGGGTCTTCTTCTTGTCGCTCATCGTCGTCTCCTCGAGCCTAAAGACGCCAGGGGACGGAGGCTCCCGTAAGCCTCCGGGAGGGCGCGTCCCCGGGCGATCGTCCAGGTGGTTGGGTGCGCCAATCTTCGCCCCAACGGTGCCGCCGCGTCAAAGGAGTCGTCCGGACGGAAGCGGACAGGCGATTCCGGAATCGGTGCGACGTTCCGAGCGAGTCGGTAACTTTACAGTCCTATCGTAGCACGATATAGTTACCGTGTGCCGACTGACCGGCTCACGATGACGGACTACCGAGCGCTGGCGGAGTTCCGTTATCAGTTACGGCGGTTCGATCGCTTCAGCGAACGCGCGGCCCGAGCGGTCGGTCTCGAGCCGCAGCAACACCAGCTCTTGCTCGCGGTGAAGGGCATGCCCGCGGGGGTGCACGCCACGATCGGGCTCCTCGCCGAGCGGCTGCAGGTCCAGCACCACACCGCAGTCGAGCTGGTCGACCGCATGCAGGCCCGAGGCCTGGTCCGCCGGTCGCGGGCCGGGGCCGACCGGCGGCGGGTGTTCGTGCACCTCACGCGGCGCGCCGAGGCGGTACTCCCGCGGCTGTCACACACCCATCGCACCGAGCTGCGCTCGGTGGCGCCGGGGCTCCGCCGGATGCTCGACGCCTTCGTCCCGGGCGCCACCACCGCGCGGGCGTCCGCGATCGGGTGACGCCGGGCGAGCCGGCCGCGCGCGCGAGCGGGATGCGGAGCGCGGGGGTCAACGTGGTTTGGAGTGGACTCTGGCAGAAGATGACGGGGGCGCTCAGCCGGCTCGAGCACGACGGCTCGGACCACCTCGGCGACTTCACGACGAGCTGGCGGCTCGTGCCGATGTCCGCGGCGGCAATCGGGATCGGGTTCCTGAGTGCCTGGGTCGCCCTGGCGCTGCTCCGGCTGATCGGCCTGGTCACGAACCTCGCCTTCTTCCAGCGCTGGGACGTCGCGCTCGTCTCCCCGGCGGGCAACGCGCTCGGCTGGCTCGAGGTCCTGGTCCCGGTCGCCGGATCGCTCATCATCGGCTTCATGGCCCGCTACGGGTCGGAGCGCATCCGCGGCCACGGTATTCCGGAAGCCCTCGAGTCCATCCTCATCGGGGGGAGCCGCGTGGAGCCGCGGGTCGCCTTCCTGAAACCGCTCTCCGCCGCCATCTCGATCGGCACCGGCGGCCCCTTCGGGGCGGAGGGCCCGATCATCATGACCGGCGGAGCCTTCGGCTCGATGCTGGCCCAATTCTTCAAGCTCACCAGCGCCGAGCGGAAGACCCTGCTGGTCGCCGGGGCCGCCGGCGGGATGTCGGCCACCTTCGCGTCGCCCGTGGCCGCGGTCCTGCTCGCCGTCGAGCTCCTCCTCTTCGAGTGGAAGCCGCGCAGCATGATCCCTGTGGCGCTGGCGAGCGCGACGGCCGCAGCCACGCGCCGCTACATCATCGGGCTGGGACCGCTCTTCCCCGTACCCCCGCACCCGGTGTTCATCGGACCGGCGGGGCTGGTTGGCTGCGCCGTGGTGGGATTGCTGGCGGGGGCGCTGTCGGCCCTCCTCACGCTGGCGGTGTACGCGGCGGAGGACGCCTTCCGGCTGCTCCCGATCCACTGGATGTGGTGGCCCGCGCTCGGCGGCCTGGTGGTGGGCGTGGGCGGCCTCGTCTTTCCCCAGGCGCTCGGCGTCGGGTACGACGTCATCGGCGCGTTGCTGCAGGGCGACGTACCGGCCCGCGTGATCGTCGGCACCTTGCTCGTCAAATCCGTCATCTGGAGCGTGTCACTGGGATCCGGCACGTCGGGTGGCGTCCTCGCCCCGCTGCTCCTGATGGGGGGTGCGCTGGGCGGCGTCGAGGCGATGTTCCTGCCGAACGAGGGGACTGGGTTCTGGCCGCTGGTCAGCATGGGGGCCATCCTGGGCGGCACGATGCGGTCGCCCTTCACCGGCGTCGTCTTTGCCCTCGAGCTGACGCACGACGTGAACGCGCTCTTGCCGCTGCTGGTCGCAGTCACCATCGCGCACGGCGTCACGGTCCTCGCGCTCCGCCGGTCGATCCTGACCGAGAAGGTGAGCCGGCGCGGGTATCACCTGACCCGCGAGTACGCGATCGATCCGCTCGAGATCCTGTTCGTGCGCGAGGTGATGCGGCGGAACATCGTGGCATTGCCGGCCGACATCGGGCTCGAGGCCCTCCGCCACTCGTTGCGGGCCGGCGGCGCGCGGCGCCACCAGCTTCTCTATCCGGTGATCGACCCCGAGAGCCGCCTGGTCGGCGTGGTGACCCGCACCGACCTCCAGCAGCTCCTCGACGGGCACCGCGCCAACGCCGACGGTCCTCCGCTCTCGCCGCTGATCGAGCCCAACCCGACCGTCGCCTACCCCGACGAGCCGCTCCGGGCGGTCGTGTACCGGATGGCAGAGAC is from Deltaproteobacteria bacterium and encodes:
- a CDS encoding chloride channel protein, with amino-acid sequence MTGALSRLEHDGSDHLGDFTTSWRLVPMSAAAIGIGFLSAWVALALLRLIGLVTNLAFFQRWDVALVSPAGNALGWLEVLVPVAGSLIIGFMARYGSERIRGHGIPEALESILIGGSRVEPRVAFLKPLSAAISIGTGGPFGAEGPIIMTGGAFGSMLAQFFKLTSAERKTLLVAGAAGGMSATFASPVAAVLLAVELLLFEWKPRSMIPVALASATAAATRRYIIGLGPLFPVPPHPVFIGPAGLVGCAVVGLLAGALSALLTLAVYAAEDAFRLLPIHWMWWPALGGLVVGVGGLVFPQALGVGYDVIGALLQGDVPARVIVGTLLVKSVIWSVSLGSGTSGGVLAPLLLMGGALGGVEAMFLPNEGTGFWPLVSMGAILGGTMRSPFTGVVFALELTHDVNALLPLLVAVTIAHGVTVLALRRSILTEKVSRRGYHLTREYAIDPLEILFVREVMRRNIVALPADIGLEALRHSLRAGGARRHQLLYPVIDPESRLVGVVTRTDLQQLLDGHRANADGPPLSPLIEPNPTVAYPDEPLRAVVYRMAETGLTRFPVIEREGGKLVGMIALFDLLAARMRTLEAERRRERVLPVRFFLPPGRGRDRSGPSVSSSSR
- a CDS encoding MarR family transcriptional regulator; protein product: MTDYRALAEFRYQLRRFDRFSERAARAVGLEPQQHQLLLAVKGMPAGVHATIGLLAERLQVQHHTAVELVDRMQARGLVRRSRAGADRRRVFVHLTRRAEAVLPRLSHTHRTELRSVAPGLRRMLDAFVPGATTARASAIG